The proteins below come from a single Chrysoperla carnea chromosome 1, inChrCarn1.1, whole genome shotgun sequence genomic window:
- the LOC123294544 gene encoding gustatory receptor 68a-like, which yields MTLTGKLGENNSMLKALKPIHMLTRIFGVSGFTTNENQQIIPVYVQNLRHVYDVLRDTSELLIEIYGFVILIMFPYFIIAIIQSIFASVEYVDHHLRDHISLTSLIGYTRISWVFLFVITLVAIAILCQHTQDSANNVKRVINKVLINQAQMTQDVINEYEEFALSIDQWPFRLSAFGFFNIDCHVISAAIAALTSYMIILLQYTDLKNDSGL from the exons ATGACACTAACTGGAAAACTGGGTGAAAATAATTCGATGCTAAAGGCATTAAAACCAATTCATATGTTAACACGTATATTTGGTGTCAGTGGATTTACAACCAATGAAAATCAGCAAATAATCCCGGTTTATG tACAAAATTTACGTCATGTCTATGATGTTTTACGTGATACATCAGAGTTATTGATTGAAATATATggttttgtaatattaataatgtttccATATTTCATAATTGCAattattcaaagtatttttgCATCGGTGGAATATGTTGACCATCATTTGAGAGATCATATTTCACTAACATCGCTCATTGGATACACACGTATATCATGGGTGTTCCTTTTCGTG aTTACGCTTGTAGCAATCGCTATTCTTTGTCAACACACACAAGATTCAGCCAATAACGTTAAACGTGtcattaataaagttttaataaatcaagCACAAATGACCCAGGATGTTATTAATGAATATGAAGAGTTTGCATTAAGTATCGACCAATGGCCGTTTAGATTATCTGcatttggattttttaatattgactgCCATGTGATATCAGCTGCGATAGCTGCTTTAACTTcttatatgataattttattacaatatactgatttaaaaaatgattctggATTATGA